A region of Mesorhizobium sp. AR02 DNA encodes the following proteins:
- a CDS encoding ABC transporter ATP-binding protein: MASAIEASRLDVGYGGRQAAVKVLSGLDLTVEAGSFLSILGPSGCGKSTLLRVVADLLDPLGGTISVLGDTPHAVRSRRDVGFVFQDSTLLPWRTVRDNVRLPLGVGQGSLTRKIEDRSEELLELMGLAGFGERLPHQLSGGQRQRVAIARALLGQPKLLLMDEPFGALDEITRDRLNDELLNLWRRTGTTILFVTHSIAEAAYLGERVIVLAANPGRLIKDLDLRPLKQDGNRCSREDPAIVTAMAELRTALEQAS, from the coding sequence ATGGCGAGCGCGATCGAAGCCAGCAGGTTGGATGTCGGCTATGGCGGCCGCCAGGCGGCCGTCAAGGTGCTTTCCGGCCTCGACCTCACCGTCGAGGCCGGCTCCTTCCTGTCGATCCTCGGGCCGTCCGGCTGCGGCAAGTCGACCTTGTTGCGCGTGGTCGCCGACCTGCTTGATCCGCTCGGCGGCACGATCAGCGTGCTTGGCGACACGCCGCATGCGGTGCGCTCGCGCCGCGATGTCGGCTTCGTCTTCCAGGATTCGACCCTGCTGCCCTGGCGCACCGTGCGCGACAATGTCCGCCTGCCGCTTGGTGTCGGGCAAGGCAGCCTGACGCGCAAAATCGAGGACCGCAGCGAGGAATTGCTGGAGCTGATGGGCCTTGCCGGCTTCGGCGAACGCCTGCCCCACCAGCTGTCCGGCGGCCAGCGCCAACGTGTGGCGATCGCCCGCGCCTTGCTTGGCCAGCCGAAGCTGCTGCTCATGGACGAACCGTTCGGGGCGCTCGACGAAATCACCCGCGACCGGCTCAACGACGAGCTTCTCAACCTGTGGCGGCGCACCGGCACGACGATCCTGTTCGTCACCCATTCGATCGCCGAAGCCGCCTATCTCGGCGAACGGGTCATCGTTCTCGCCGCCAACCCAGGGCGGCTGATCAAGGATCTGGACCTGCGGCCGCTCAAGCAGGACGGCAACCGCTGTTCGCGCGAAGACCCGGCGATCGTCACCGCCATGGCGGAGCTGCGGACCGCGCTGGAGCAGGCCTCATGA
- a CDS encoding sugar ABC transporter substrate-binding protein, translated as MKRVLLAVFGILALAFATLTPAFAQSKGIVYYMVPTLLDEFQTGSVSALELFLKQVGYEVKTLNADNKTDAQQSQMNDVIALKPAAIILAAVDFNALKPSIEAARAAGIPVVEFDRQITSTPSDFTSVAGTVEIGHVAADQAEKLLKTKNGSVKGKVLQVLGDPGDPYTLDIQKGFEEKMKAFPDVKIISLPAMQWEASNAGTIVADQMLANPDIDLIFSHAAHLSVAAVASLEAAGKKPGDVMLMSSNGAPVGLDLIRKGWLNVEVEQPLYAQAAAVAMFMDKVVKKQEIKPGDYDVLGLKSVVTKEAWGPNIKIPGAAITKENVDNPAFWGNQKPPTDTVKSVE; from the coding sequence ATGAAGCGAGTACTTCTTGCTGTCTTCGGTATCCTGGCACTGGCCTTTGCCACGCTCACGCCGGCATTCGCCCAGTCCAAGGGTATCGTCTATTACATGGTGCCGACACTGCTCGACGAGTTCCAGACCGGCTCGGTGAGCGCGCTGGAACTGTTCCTGAAGCAGGTCGGCTATGAGGTGAAGACGCTGAACGCCGACAACAAGACCGACGCCCAGCAATCGCAGATGAACGACGTCATCGCACTCAAGCCGGCGGCGATCATCCTGGCCGCGGTCGATTTCAATGCGCTGAAACCGTCGATCGAGGCCGCACGCGCTGCTGGTATCCCGGTGGTCGAGTTCGACCGCCAGATCACCTCGACGCCTTCCGACTTCACGTCGGTCGCGGGCACCGTCGAGATCGGCCACGTCGCCGCCGACCAGGCCGAAAAGCTGCTGAAAACCAAGAACGGATCGGTGAAGGGCAAGGTGCTGCAGGTGCTCGGTGATCCCGGCGATCCCTACACGCTCGACATCCAGAAGGGTTTTGAGGAGAAGATGAAGGCGTTTCCGGACGTCAAGATCATCTCGCTTCCGGCCATGCAATGGGAAGCCAGCAACGCCGGCACCATCGTCGCCGATCAGATGCTGGCCAACCCCGACATCGACCTGATCTTCAGCCATGCCGCTCACCTCTCGGTCGCCGCCGTCGCCTCGCTCGAGGCTGCAGGCAAAAAGCCGGGCGACGTCATGCTGATGAGCTCGAACGGCGCTCCGGTCGGCCTCGACCTGATCCGCAAGGGCTGGCTCAACGTCGAAGTCGAGCAGCCGCTCTACGCGCAGGCCGCGGCCGTCGCCATGTTCATGGACAAGGTGGTCAAGAAGCAAGAGATCAAGCCCGGCGACTATGACGTGCTTGGCCTGAAGTCGGTCGTCACCAAGGAAGCCTGGGGTCCGAACATCAAGATCCCCGGCGCCGCCATCACCAAGGAAAACGTCGACAATCCGGCCTTCTGGGGCAACCAGAAGCCGCCGACGGACACCGTCAAGTCGGTCGAATAG
- a CDS encoding FAD-binding oxidoreductase: MTIHGISPDVLAALEHLLGQGGVAADAANMAKYLVDWSGDHHGGALAVLKPASVAEVQAAVQLCGSLGLAMIPQGGNTGLVAGAIDIGTAPGAVVISLERLNRIRSVDADNFMLQADAGCILQHIKDAAEEQDCLFPMALGAQGSCQIGGNASSNAGGVNVLRYGMARDLIVGLEVVLPDGALWSGFSGLRKDNRGYDVKQLFIGAEGTLGIITGVEVKLFPKPGRVETAYLGLPSFEAAIALFRQARRRCSDLISAFEIIGAECMELARLVDSNIVAPVTAPVHVLIELSSSAAIDLRALLMDFLAGTMEEKLVTDAVLAESGAQAKAFWAIREGLVEGQTKRGYHVRTDLSVRISDIPALIAQARDFVAMEHPGWISQAYGHAGDGNIHFNVLPPLDLAEPDARAKGAAITAELYDIVNALGGSISAEHGIGRTRQRVYWAGMLPVQRRLVSTLKDALDPNKLMNPGCLFPATETFS; this comes from the coding sequence ATGACCATTCACGGCATTTCGCCTGACGTCCTTGCCGCCCTGGAGCATCTCCTGGGGCAAGGCGGTGTGGCCGCCGATGCGGCTAACATGGCGAAATACCTCGTGGACTGGTCCGGCGATCATCATGGCGGCGCCCTTGCCGTGCTGAAACCAGCATCGGTCGCCGAGGTCCAGGCCGCGGTTCAGCTGTGCGGCTCGCTCGGGCTGGCGATGATCCCGCAAGGCGGCAACACCGGGCTTGTCGCGGGCGCGATCGACATCGGCACGGCTCCCGGCGCGGTGGTGATCAGCCTAGAGCGGCTGAACAGGATCCGCTCTGTCGATGCTGACAATTTCATGCTGCAGGCCGATGCCGGCTGCATCCTGCAACACATCAAGGATGCCGCCGAAGAGCAGGACTGCCTGTTTCCGATGGCGCTCGGCGCACAAGGCAGCTGTCAGATCGGCGGCAACGCTTCCAGCAATGCCGGCGGCGTCAATGTGCTGCGCTACGGAATGGCCCGCGACCTCATTGTCGGCCTGGAGGTGGTGCTGCCGGACGGCGCGTTGTGGAGCGGCTTTTCCGGCCTGCGCAAGGACAATCGCGGCTATGATGTGAAGCAGCTTTTCATCGGCGCCGAGGGGACGCTGGGCATCATCACTGGCGTCGAGGTCAAGCTGTTTCCGAAACCGGGCCGTGTCGAAACCGCCTATCTGGGCCTTCCTTCATTTGAAGCGGCGATAGCTCTGTTCAGACAAGCCCGACGCAGATGCTCTGATCTGATATCCGCCTTCGAGATCATCGGCGCGGAATGCATGGAGCTGGCGCGCCTCGTCGACTCGAACATCGTCGCGCCGGTTACAGCCCCTGTTCATGTGCTGATCGAATTGTCGTCGAGTGCCGCCATCGACCTGCGCGCGCTGCTGATGGATTTCCTTGCCGGCACAATGGAAGAAAAATTGGTCACCGACGCCGTCCTGGCCGAAAGCGGCGCACAAGCCAAGGCATTCTGGGCCATTCGCGAAGGGCTGGTCGAGGGCCAGACCAAGCGCGGCTACCATGTGCGCACCGATCTGTCGGTGCGTATCTCCGACATCCCCGCACTGATCGCCCAGGCCCGCGATTTTGTCGCAATGGAACATCCGGGCTGGATTTCCCAGGCCTACGGTCATGCTGGCGACGGCAACATCCATTTCAACGTCCTGCCGCCGCTCGACCTCGCCGAGCCCGACGCCCGAGCCAAGGGCGCCGCCATCACCGCCGAGTTGTACGACATCGTCAACGCACTCGGCGGCTCGATCAGCGCCGAGCACGGCATCGGGCGGACCCGCCAGCGCGTCTATTGGGCTGGAATGTTACCAGTCCAGCGCCGGCTCGTCAGCACGCTGAAAGACGCTCTCGATCCGAACAAGCTTATGAACCCCGGCTGCCTCTTTCCCGCGACGGAGACTTTTTCATGA
- a CDS encoding VOC family protein → MSMAIASLTRISDVCLLVEDIERTVDFYVDKLGFRLRRRAEGFADFHSEGVTLAAWEIDHISRHTGVSKLRSPRHAHKVCVAVQLNAPDEIDRLHAELTAKGVPFYGPPENYVWNARCAYFTDPDDTLWELYAWLDGGPGDYHDEQP, encoded by the coding sequence ATGAGCATGGCCATCGCAAGCCTTACCCGCATCTCCGATGTCTGCCTTCTCGTCGAGGATATCGAGCGGACGGTGGATTTCTATGTCGACAAGCTCGGCTTCCGCCTGCGCCGCCGCGCCGAGGGTTTCGCCGACTTTCACAGCGAGGGCGTGACACTGGCCGCCTGGGAGATCGACCATATCAGCCGGCATACCGGCGTATCCAAACTGAGGTCGCCGCGCCATGCGCACAAGGTCTGCGTCGCCGTCCAGCTCAATGCACCTGACGAGATCGACCGGTTGCATGCCGAGCTGACGGCCAAGGGCGTGCCGTTTTATGGCCCGCCGGAAAACTATGTCTGGAATGCGCGCTGCGCCTATTTCACCGACCCGGACGACACGCTTTGGGAACTCTACGCCTGGCTCGACGGCGGCCCCGGCGACTACCACGACGAACAGCCGTAG
- a CDS encoding ATP-binding cassette domain-containing protein has protein sequence MSEPLLVLDNVTKNYGAIEALKGISFSIGKGEVVALLGDNGAGKSTLVKIIAGGLEPTSGRMLFEGKEFLARSPAEAKAAGIETVYQDLSLCTNVDVVANFFMGREITRKVLGIPVLDERAMEAVVGKALASAGTRIPSLRTNVEHLSGGQRQAIELNRFVHWGGKLVLLDEPFAALGVEQTRRGLDMIRQVASQGIGVVIITHIMQQAFQVADRIVVIRQGVVAGDVARNKTSPDAVINMITGETLAGAGPAG, from the coding sequence ATGAGCGAACCGCTGCTGGTGCTGGACAACGTCACCAAGAACTATGGCGCGATCGAAGCGCTGAAGGGAATCAGCTTCTCCATCGGCAAGGGCGAGGTGGTGGCGTTGCTGGGCGACAACGGCGCTGGCAAATCCACGCTGGTCAAGATCATCGCTGGCGGGCTTGAGCCGACCTCGGGCCGCATGCTGTTCGAAGGCAAGGAGTTTCTGGCGAGGTCGCCGGCCGAAGCCAAGGCGGCGGGTATCGAAACCGTCTACCAGGACCTGTCGCTCTGCACCAATGTCGACGTGGTGGCCAATTTCTTCATGGGCCGCGAGATCACCAGGAAGGTGCTCGGCATTCCCGTGCTCGATGAGCGCGCCATGGAGGCCGTCGTTGGCAAGGCGTTGGCCAGCGCTGGTACCCGCATTCCCTCATTGCGCACCAATGTCGAGCATCTCTCGGGCGGCCAGCGGCAAGCCATCGAGCTCAACCGTTTCGTGCATTGGGGCGGCAAGCTGGTGCTGCTCGACGAGCCGTTCGCCGCCCTTGGCGTCGAGCAGACGCGGCGCGGTCTCGACATGATCCGCCAGGTGGCGAGCCAGGGCATCGGCGTCGTCATCATCACCCACATCATGCAGCAGGCTTTCCAGGTCGCCGACCGGATCGTGGTGATCCGGCAAGGCGTCGTGGCCGGCGATGTCGCACGCAACAAAACAAGTCCCGATGCGGTGATCAACATGATCACCGGAGAGACGCTTGCCGGTGCCGGACCGGCGGGCTGA
- a CDS encoding ABC transporter permease: MRPAPLSPQMAIALPVLGAASLLLAWQYLLPLLGVPAYIVPTPTAISGVFQKNFALLMDNLRPTLIEALAGFVIGNLAAVLLAVLFVHNRILQATYFPIVLFFNTIPILALSPIIILIFGLGMTPKIVIAAVICFFPTLVNMIRGLDSASDNEHELFRVLSATRSEIFWSLRLPRALPMLFSSLRIASATAVIGAIVGEWIGSDKGLGALIIQASFNYQSDRLYAAIVLSSCLSIVLFCAVVLVERRVIKY; this comes from the coding sequence ATGAGGCCCGCACCGCTCTCGCCGCAAATGGCAATAGCCCTGCCCGTTCTCGGCGCGGCGTCGCTGCTTCTCGCCTGGCAGTATCTGCTGCCGCTGCTCGGCGTGCCGGCCTATATCGTGCCGACCCCGACCGCCATATCAGGCGTCTTCCAGAAGAATTTCGCACTGCTCATGGACAATCTCAGGCCGACGCTGATCGAGGCGCTGGCCGGCTTCGTCATCGGCAATCTGGCCGCCGTGCTGCTGGCCGTTCTGTTCGTGCACAACCGCATCCTGCAGGCCACCTATTTTCCGATCGTGCTGTTCTTCAACACAATTCCGATCCTGGCGCTGTCGCCGATCATCATCCTGATCTTCGGGCTTGGTATGACGCCGAAGATCGTCATCGCAGCGGTTATCTGCTTCTTCCCGACGCTGGTGAACATGATCCGCGGCCTGGACTCAGCCAGCGACAATGAGCACGAACTGTTCCGGGTGCTGTCGGCGACACGTTCGGAGATTTTCTGGAGCCTGCGGCTGCCGCGCGCGCTGCCGATGCTGTTTTCCTCGCTCCGCATCGCGTCGGCGACGGCAGTGATCGGCGCCATCGTCGGCGAATGGATCGGCTCGGACAAGGGGCTCGGCGCGCTCATCATCCAGGCGAGTTTCAACTACCAGTCGGACCGGCTCTACGCGGCGATCGTACTGTCATCTTGCCTGTCGATCGTGCTGTTCTGCGCCGTGGTGCTGGTCGAGCGCCGGGTCATCAAATACTGA
- a CDS encoding ABC transporter substrate-binding protein — protein sequence MNRRGFMKSGLAAVAVASGGMQLMLTPGAKAAGRVVIQYDWLMSNGQIGDIAAVANGYFKDAGLDVEFSPGGPNASTVPPVISGAAQLGQFSETPQLFAARASGVPVKIIACGFRTGPYALTSKATNPIKGVADLKGKKIGIQPTARFVMDEILAKNGMSASDLTVINVGFDKGPLVRGDVDAIGGWITNTQALSVVGDDRIDLLVRDLGLNSYADVYFATDAAIEKDPDTLAKFIGAVAKGWGWVHANPQEAVKKMVAAYPEMDLGWEEKTVNLVLKLSFDGATAKDGWGTFDPASIEEQLALLDKVGQYPNGRPKAADVYTTKILEFSAADRPKLDAPAA from the coding sequence ATGAACCGCCGCGGCTTCATGAAGTCCGGCCTGGCAGCTGTTGCCGTGGCATCGGGCGGAATGCAGCTGATGCTGACGCCGGGCGCGAAGGCCGCCGGAAGGGTCGTCATCCAGTATGACTGGCTGATGTCCAACGGCCAGATAGGCGACATCGCCGCCGTCGCCAATGGCTACTTCAAGGATGCCGGGCTCGACGTGGAATTCAGCCCCGGTGGCCCCAACGCCTCGACCGTGCCGCCAGTGATCTCGGGCGCGGCACAGCTTGGCCAATTCTCCGAAACGCCACAGCTGTTTGCCGCGCGCGCCAGCGGCGTGCCGGTGAAGATCATCGCCTGCGGCTTCCGCACCGGCCCCTATGCGCTCACCTCAAAGGCCACGAATCCAATCAAGGGCGTGGCCGACCTCAAGGGCAAGAAGATCGGCATCCAGCCGACGGCGCGTTTCGTCATGGACGAGATCCTCGCCAAGAACGGCATGAGCGCGTCCGACCTCACCGTCATCAATGTCGGCTTCGACAAGGGACCGCTGGTGCGCGGCGATGTCGACGCCATTGGCGGCTGGATCACCAACACCCAGGCGCTGAGCGTTGTCGGCGACGACCGCATCGACCTTCTGGTGCGCGACCTCGGCTTGAATTCCTATGCCGATGTCTATTTCGCCACCGACGCGGCGATCGAAAAAGACCCGGACACACTGGCCAAGTTCATCGGCGCGGTCGCCAAGGGCTGGGGCTGGGTGCACGCCAACCCGCAGGAAGCGGTGAAGAAAATGGTCGCCGCCTATCCCGAAATGGACCTTGGCTGGGAAGAGAAGACCGTCAACCTCGTGCTCAAACTCTCCTTCGACGGCGCGACGGCCAAGGACGGCTGGGGCACGTTCGACCCCGCCTCGATCGAAGAGCAGCTGGCGCTCCTCGACAAGGTCGGCCAGTACCCGAACGGACGCCCGAAGGCGGCAGACGTCTACACCACCAAGATCCTCGAATTTTCGGCCGCCGACCGGCCGAAGCTCGACGCGCCCGCCGCCTGA
- a CDS encoding M24 family metallopeptidase, protein MIELPFARDEYQQRLRKIRAEMAKRGLELLVVNDVANQHYITGYDGWSFYTAQVVLVPLEEVEPVWIGRAMDAAGGLLTAWMKPENVVGFPEDHVQRADRHPMDWIANWIVAKGWGIRHIGIELEAYYFSPKAHARLVAGLPNAKWHDADLLVNWIRAVKSAPEITYLRKASTLAEAAVARAFEVIAPGVRECDAIAAIQAAQIAGSPDFAGDITALPPTILGGENASAPHIMWSDRRFGDNETIALELAGVCRRYAAGLARTMQLGKTPTRVADTAKAVIEGMDAVLDAIRPGTTAEAVEGAWRKVIQRYGLKKESRIGYSIGVAYPPDWGEHTISLRPGDKTVLQSGNVVHSILGMWMDGWGIEISETILVTETGHETLTKFPREIHVKS, encoded by the coding sequence ATGATCGAATTGCCGTTTGCCCGCGACGAATACCAGCAGCGGCTTCGCAAGATCCGCGCCGAGATGGCGAAGCGCGGTCTCGAACTCCTTGTCGTCAACGACGTTGCCAACCAGCACTACATCACCGGCTATGATGGCTGGTCGTTCTACACGGCGCAGGTGGTGCTGGTCCCCTTGGAGGAGGTCGAGCCGGTCTGGATCGGGCGCGCCATGGATGCGGCGGGTGGTCTCCTGACGGCCTGGATGAAACCCGAGAACGTGGTTGGCTTCCCGGAAGATCATGTTCAGCGTGCCGATCGCCATCCGATGGACTGGATCGCGAACTGGATCGTCGCCAAGGGCTGGGGTATCAGACATATCGGCATCGAACTCGAAGCCTATTATTTCTCGCCGAAAGCACATGCCCGGCTGGTCGCCGGACTTCCCAATGCGAAATGGCACGATGCCGATCTCCTGGTGAACTGGATCCGGGCGGTCAAATCGGCGCCCGAAATCACCTATCTGCGCAAGGCTTCGACTTTGGCCGAAGCGGCCGTCGCACGGGCCTTCGAGGTGATCGCGCCCGGCGTGCGCGAATGCGACGCCATCGCCGCCATCCAGGCGGCGCAGATCGCCGGCAGCCCTGACTTCGCCGGTGATATCACGGCCCTTCCGCCGACCATCCTCGGCGGCGAGAATGCCTCGGCCCCGCACATCATGTGGAGCGACAGGCGGTTCGGAGACAATGAGACGATTGCGCTGGAACTCGCCGGTGTCTGCCGCCGTTACGCGGCCGGACTGGCGAGAACGATGCAGCTCGGCAAGACGCCGACGCGTGTCGCGGACACGGCAAAGGCGGTGATCGAGGGCATGGACGCGGTACTCGACGCGATCAGGCCGGGAACGACTGCCGAAGCCGTCGAGGGCGCATGGCGCAAGGTTATCCAGCGCTACGGGCTGAAGAAGGAGTCGCGCATCGGCTATTCCATCGGCGTCGCCTATCCACCGGACTGGGGCGAACACACGATCAGCCTGAGACCCGGTGACAAGACAGTGCTTCAATCCGGCAACGTCGTTCATTCCATCCTTGGCATGTGGATGGACGGCTGGGGCATCGAGATCAGCGAGACCATTCTGGTGACCGAAACCGGCCATGAGACACTGACGAAGTTCCCGCGAGAGATCCATGTCAAATCCTGA
- a CDS encoding M20 metallopeptidase family protein produces MSNPEGSAMAGGAASLGAVDIDAGILDRMIEIRRHLHRNPELSNREADTQRYLRQMLAGQGITDIRDVAGFGLAVDIVGTGKPSNRKIAIRADIDALPIEEESGVDYASTNPGVMHACGHDAHASMGFAVAAHLHRSRADFGGTVRLIFQPAEEDSPSGGKRVVEEGLLDDIDAAICLHVDPYTPSGKIAVSSGPYTLACDTFDAIVIGEAAHAAKPYEGVDAIAVACSMVGELQKIVSREIDPYDPLVISVTGINGGSAYNVIAGKVALKGTIRSGSDATRERAWRRVREILEGIAVSHGASVQLDIHRGEPGVINDVEMAELIAASGKTCIGADNVLNTPGWTIADDFGYFSEKRPSVYIRLGIRNEVVGSVYPLHHPKFRVDEAALKVGAATLVAAATRFLSTENND; encoded by the coding sequence ATGTCAAATCCTGAGGGTTCGGCCATGGCAGGCGGTGCTGCAAGTCTCGGCGCGGTCGATATCGACGCCGGAATTCTCGATCGGATGATCGAGATCCGGCGCCATTTGCACCGCAATCCGGAACTGTCGAACCGCGAAGCCGACACGCAGCGTTATCTCAGGCAGATGCTGGCCGGGCAGGGAATAACCGACATTCGCGACGTCGCGGGCTTTGGCCTGGCGGTGGACATAGTCGGCACCGGCAAGCCGTCGAACCGAAAGATTGCCATTCGCGCCGACATCGATGCCTTGCCGATCGAAGAAGAGTCCGGTGTCGACTATGCTTCGACCAATCCGGGCGTGATGCATGCCTGCGGCCACGATGCCCACGCATCGATGGGTTTCGCGGTTGCCGCGCATCTGCATCGATCAAGGGCCGATTTTGGCGGAACCGTTCGCCTGATCTTCCAGCCGGCCGAAGAGGACTCACCGTCGGGCGGCAAACGTGTGGTGGAGGAGGGGCTGCTCGACGATATCGACGCCGCGATATGCCTTCACGTCGACCCCTATACGCCGTCAGGTAAGATTGCGGTCAGCTCGGGTCCCTACACGCTGGCGTGCGATACGTTCGATGCCATCGTCATCGGCGAGGCGGCACACGCGGCCAAACCCTATGAGGGCGTCGATGCGATTGCCGTGGCCTGCTCCATGGTCGGGGAATTGCAGAAGATCGTCTCGCGCGAGATCGATCCTTACGATCCCCTGGTCATATCGGTCACCGGCATCAATGGCGGCAGCGCCTACAATGTGATCGCCGGCAAGGTCGCCCTGAAAGGCACCATTCGCAGCGGCAGCGACGCGACCCGTGAGCGGGCCTGGCGGCGCGTTCGCGAAATACTGGAGGGCATAGCCGTAAGCCACGGCGCCAGTGTGCAACTCGACATCCATAGGGGTGAGCCGGGGGTCATCAACGATGTCGAAATGGCGGAGCTGATCGCCGCCAGCGGCAAGACCTGTATCGGCGCCGACAATGTTCTCAACACGCCCGGGTGGACCATCGCGGACGACTTTGGCTACTTCAGCGAGAAGCGCCCGTCGGTCTATATTCGCCTCGGAATCCGCAACGAGGTGGTCGGCTCGGTCTATCCGCTTCACCATCCCAAATTTCGCGTCGACGAGGCCGCCTTGAAAGTCGGCGCGGCCACGCTGGTTGCGGCGGCGACCAGATTTCTGTCGACGGAAAATAACGACTGA
- a CDS encoding FadR/GntR family transcriptional regulator, whose product MKQRLAAIGTVEALPHRVAAFLSREIESGDLNPGSLLPTEQQLSEKFGVSRNVVREAIAQLRADGMVEARQGIGSFVLAPEQRAAIRIDRETLKEGQNMERLFELRCILEAESAALAAERREQEHLDAIKAALDRMSGEERWEDGSIDADLLFHREIARATGNSYIHTFISFVCEQIRRSIYYARQTNPLHDLVEVNVGEHVRIYEALVAGDPAKAEAAMRAHIIGAANRVGVKLPSARGERTGGGK is encoded by the coding sequence ATGAAACAACGACTGGCCGCCATCGGCACTGTCGAGGCGCTGCCGCATCGGGTCGCCGCGTTCCTCAGCCGCGAGATCGAGTCCGGCGACCTCAACCCCGGCAGCCTGCTGCCGACGGAGCAGCAGCTGTCCGAAAAATTCGGCGTCAGCCGCAACGTGGTGCGCGAGGCAATCGCGCAACTGCGCGCCGACGGCATGGTGGAGGCACGGCAAGGCATCGGCTCCTTCGTCCTGGCGCCGGAGCAACGCGCGGCGATCCGCATCGACCGCGAGACGCTGAAGGAGGGGCAGAACATGGAGCGGCTCTTCGAGCTGCGCTGCATCCTCGAGGCCGAATCTGCGGCACTTGCCGCCGAGCGCCGCGAGCAGGAGCATCTCGACGCCATCAAGGCAGCACTTGACCGCATGAGCGGCGAGGAACGCTGGGAGGACGGCAGCATCGACGCCGACCTTTTGTTTCATCGCGAAATCGCCCGGGCGACGGGCAACAGCTACATCCACACCTTCATTTCCTTCGTCTGCGAGCAGATCCGCCGCTCGATCTATTACGCACGGCAGACCAACCCCTTGCACGATCTGGTGGAAGTCAATGTCGGCGAGCACGTGCGCATCTACGAGGCGCTGGTCGCTGGCGACCCGGCTAAAGCCGAGGCTGCGATGCGCGCGCACATCATCGGCGCGGCCAACCGTGTCGGCGTCAAGCTGCCTTCCGCGCGCGGCGAACGCACGGGCGGAGGGAAATGA
- a CDS encoding ROK family transcriptional regulator: protein MALRGTNQEFGRPYNRRIVLESIRLHGPIARGEIASRVGLTVQTVSTIVRELEEQGYILSVREEPKGRGLPPATLRINPEGGYAVGIHITPLGINAALINLSGDVIESTYREAPNATPDHAFDLIGAMVSELTGLRAGGRVLGVGLALPGPFGVESMSFVGPTTMTGWKDVALRERLAASTGLPAFFETDMAAAAMGERLYGLGAQFSEYYYLYFGVGLGGVMVHDGSVQRGAWGNAGEVGHIPVVPGGQPCPCGNSGCLERYLSLEALQRWNGTEADWVAEVAPIFHNAIAVIENLFDPETVILGGLASTDLLERLAASTGRLHNSVSARKDRTTPRVMVARGGQHSVLRGAAALAVSGVLSPRFGQMFAAERERGRDLLTAKEIAA, encoded by the coding sequence ATGGCATTGCGGGGGACCAATCAGGAGTTCGGGCGGCCGTACAACCGGCGCATCGTGCTTGAGTCCATCCGCCTGCATGGGCCGATCGCCCGCGGCGAGATCGCCAGCCGCGTCGGGCTCACCGTCCAGACCGTATCGACCATCGTTCGCGAACTGGAAGAACAGGGCTACATCCTCTCCGTGCGCGAGGAACCCAAGGGGCGCGGCCTGCCACCGGCGACGCTGCGGATCAATCCCGAGGGCGGCTATGCCGTCGGCATCCACATCACCCCGCTCGGCATCAATGCCGCCCTGATCAATCTGAGCGGCGACGTGATCGAGAGCACTTACCGCGAGGCGCCGAACGCGACGCCCGACCACGCCTTCGACCTGATCGGGGCTATGGTGTCTGAATTGACCGGATTGCGGGCCGGCGGGCGGGTCCTCGGGGTCGGCCTGGCCCTGCCCGGACCATTCGGTGTCGAATCCATGAGTTTTGTCGGCCCGACCACCATGACCGGCTGGAAGGATGTGGCGCTGCGCGAGCGGCTGGCCGCATCGACAGGACTGCCGGCCTTCTTCGAGACCGACATGGCGGCGGCGGCCATGGGCGAACGGCTCTACGGCCTCGGCGCCCAATTCTCTGAATATTACTACCTCTATTTCGGCGTCGGCCTTGGCGGCGTCATGGTGCATGACGGCAGCGTGCAGCGTGGCGCCTGGGGCAATGCCGGCGAGGTCGGGCACATCCCTGTCGTTCCCGGCGGTCAGCCTTGCCCGTGCGGCAACAGCGGCTGTCTCGAAAGATACCTCTCGCTGGAGGCGCTCCAGCGCTGGAACGGCACAGAGGCCGATTGGGTCGCGGAAGTCGCGCCGATCTTTCACAATGCCATCGCCGTCATCGAGAACCTGTTCGATCCTGAAACGGTCATCCTCGGCGGGTTGGCGTCCACCGATCTGCTCGAACGGCTGGCCGCTTCGACTGGCCGCCTGCACAACTCCGTCTCGGCGCGCAAAGACCGAACGACGCCCCGGGTCATGGTCGCGCGCGGCGGGCAACATTCGGTGTTGCGTGGCGCCGCCGCCCTTGCGGTTTCGGGCGTGCTGTCGCCGCGCTTCGGCCAGATGTTCGCCGCCGAGCGCGAACGCGGCCGCGATCTTCTGACGGCCAAGGAGATTGCGGCATGA